The Dehalogenimonas sp. 4OHTPN genome window below encodes:
- a CDS encoding reductive dehalogenase domain-containing protein gives MLIKNKLNEKERGYSRREFLKVAGGAGIGGASLAAVAAIKELPGANQDMLYNSRLKEPYLPQYPSEYPWWVKEIDDTANSLGTTEIVPGELVLGSTKINGQYQAFTDGRQDGFQAVGNAATNQDWSGEWGKIAQEAVTARNEWIANMTPEELHDYRFGTAIVQASDHWHVNTAEKNWIKLPVNAAKVEVSAEEMTAKLKGVAHWFGVDQIRVCAIDDKMKPFFYKIAATSGTLRGYRPKGWVDPGRPVAWPYPYKYAISMGIFTSLPTHRAGVGPLANASTATTCSDQDLFSKYMESTIRGLGYEAYGMIIADEDCCETPLAIRAGLAEAGRSGLAIAPWGAGLRTIIVATNAPLVPDKPIDFGLQEFCKVCGRCSDNCLAQVIGKDPEPSLINGAYKWEYDGLLCMKQRTAFGCQFCVSVCPWSAPDTPAHDFGRVLASIPMFAPMMVKVADITYGKYPRGEDASKWQPWHTPAEWAPWRT, from the coding sequence ATGCTCATCAAAAACAAACTGAATGAAAAGGAGAGAGGCTACAGTCGGAGAGAATTCTTGAAGGTTGCGGGTGGGGCGGGTATCGGTGGAGCTTCATTAGCCGCCGTAGCTGCGATTAAAGAACTGCCCGGTGCTAATCAAGATATGCTCTATAATAGCCGTCTTAAAGAACCCTATTTGCCCCAGTATCCAAGCGAATACCCTTGGTGGGTGAAAGAGATAGATGACACCGCGAATTCGTTGGGCACGACAGAAATCGTACCGGGTGAACTTGTTTTGGGATCAACAAAAATTAACGGCCAATACCAAGCCTTTACCGATGGGCGACAAGACGGTTTTCAGGCTGTAGGTAACGCCGCTACGAATCAAGACTGGTCGGGGGAATGGGGTAAAATCGCACAAGAGGCAGTTACCGCTCGCAATGAATGGATCGCCAATATGACACCGGAAGAATTGCATGATTACCGTTTTGGGACAGCGATAGTCCAGGCTTCGGATCATTGGCATGTAAACACTGCAGAAAAGAACTGGATTAAACTCCCGGTTAACGCGGCGAAGGTTGAAGTTTCTGCCGAAGAGATGACTGCGAAATTAAAAGGTGTGGCCCATTGGTTTGGCGTAGATCAAATTCGTGTTTGTGCAATTGACGACAAAATGAAACCATTCTTTTACAAAATTGCAGCAACCTCAGGCACGTTACGTGGTTACCGTCCCAAAGGATGGGTTGATCCTGGCAGACCAGTGGCCTGGCCCTATCCCTATAAATACGCTATCTCCATGGGAATTTTTACAAGTTTACCGACTCATCGAGCTGGGGTGGGCCCCCTCGCCAATGCTTCAACAGCAACAACTTGCAGTGATCAAGATCTTTTTTCCAAATACATGGAATCCACGATCCGAGGCTTGGGTTACGAAGCTTATGGAATGATTATTGCAGATGAGGATTGCTGCGAAACCCCATTGGCTATTAGAGCGGGATTGGCTGAAGCTGGGCGGTCCGGTCTTGCTATTGCGCCTTGGGGTGCTGGATTACGTACGATAATCGTAGCAACAAACGCTCCCCTGGTCCCCGACAAACCGATAGATTTTGGTTTGCAAGAATTCTGCAAAGTATGTGGTCGATGCTCGGACAATTGCTTAGCACAAGTCATTGGGAAGGATCCAGAACCATCTTTAATTAACGGTGCCTATAAGTGGGAATACGATGGGTTGCTATGCATGAAGCAAAGAACAGCATTTGGCTGTCAATTTTGCGTCAGTGTATGTCCGTGGAGTGCGCCAGACACTCCTGCTCATGATTTTGGTCGTGTTTTAGCCAGTATACCGATGTTTGCACCAATGATGGTCAAGGTGGCGGATATTACTTACGGTAAGTATCCTAGAGGTGAAGATGCCTCTAAATGGCAACCTTGGCATACACCTGCGGAATGGGCACCCTGGCGGACTTAG
- a CDS encoding bile acid:sodium symporter, producing the protein MAPLAQRTESWIISLLIIAMSLSLSHIDLTRDLLLPKKILKATTVGFLLNFILLGGLNIVLGYLLTDDKYIIAGLVILAGAPPSLLIAPCTYNIKGDVSFSFLSTIACYFLSILILPLLVYVFLSSIYWGADLFNVIFQIIILPLILSRIIRKLKQSILIQPYNGHIINWCVAIVCFTLIGLNRELLTTYSNNLLVATIVAFATIFVLGESIYRISRLLNIPPPTSISYMLLGSMKKWAGASAIAYVLLGPKASVPAITALVIGFLYYLFLSIRFHKNIRSDTSFR; encoded by the coding sequence ATGGCGCCGCTAGCTCAACGCACCGAAAGTTGGATCATCTCTTTACTCATCATTGCCATGTCTTTGTCTTTAAGTCATATCGATCTTACTAGAGACCTGTTACTACCAAAAAAAATACTCAAGGCGACCACTGTGGGTTTTTTGCTCAATTTTATTCTTTTAGGTGGCCTGAATATTGTACTGGGTTACCTATTAACGGATGACAAGTATATAATTGCTGGTTTAGTCATTTTAGCTGGAGCTCCCCCATCACTTTTAATCGCACCTTGTACGTATAATATCAAGGGCGATGTATCCTTTTCATTTTTAAGTACCATTGCATGTTATTTTTTATCCATCTTGATCTTGCCGTTATTGGTATATGTTTTTCTTAGTAGTATCTATTGGGGAGCAGATCTATTCAATGTAATATTCCAAATCATTATTTTACCGCTGATATTGTCCCGCATTATCAGAAAATTAAAACAATCTATACTTATACAACCATATAACGGCCATATTATAAATTGGTGCGTTGCTATCGTGTGTTTTACCCTAATAGGATTAAATCGTGAATTACTCACTACATACTCAAACAACCTTTTAGTTGCAACTATCGTTGCTTTTGCCACAATATTTGTTCTTGGGGAATCGATTTATCGTATAAGTAGGTTATTAAATATTCCACCGCCAACGTCTATCAGTTATATGCTTCTTGGTTCAATGAAAAAATGGGCAGGAGCAAGTGCCATCGCTTACGTACTGTTGGGACCAAAAGCCTCCGTGCCTGCGATAACTGCTTTAGTCATCGGTTTTCTTTATTATTTATTTCTTTCGATACGTTTTCATAAGAATATTAGAAGCGACACTAGTTTTCGATAA
- a CDS encoding DUF2795 domain-containing protein, giving the protein MMIMEKPAFKVENRAAEALLEPPKMNSVTLEYYLRGLHYPAGKAEIIAHAEAGGAPCNVMAFFINRLPSRQFRSVADISFTVFVSSYMFGQD; this is encoded by the coding sequence ATGATGATTATGGAAAAGCCGGCCTTCAAGGTTGAAAATCGCGCCGCCGAGGCCTTGCTTGAGCCGCCGAAGATGAACTCGGTCACCCTGGAATACTATCTCCGGGGCCTTCATTATCCCGCCGGAAAAGCTGAGATCATCGCCCATGCCGAAGCCGGCGGTGCGCCCTGCAACGTCATGGCCTTCTTCATCAACCGCCTGCCGTCGCGGCAATTCCGCTCAGTGGCGGACATCAGTTTCACTGTCTTCGTCAGCTCTTACATGTTCGGTCAGGACTAG
- a CDS encoding adenosylcobalamin-dependent ribonucleoside-diphosphate reductase, translating to MVIDIIKETKPALTPNALRVLEKRYLRRNRRGELIETPEEMFRRVAQAVAAAELIYDPLADTDIMAGEFYRLMSSLEFLPNSPTLLNAGTEVGQLSSCFVLPVPDSIEETFDAVKYTALIHKSGGGIGFDVSKVRPRGAAVGEHLDAAGGPVALIHVIAGAADYIRQGGVRRGCNSVVMSVTHPDILHFIKAKSDPNVLTNFYNSVSVTDDFMTRVRDGSDYALIDPNTGEETGRLNARSVFARIIDQSWRTGDPGLVFTDRVNRDNPTPCLGRMETVTGCGEQALLPYESCNLGSINLVRMLRRDNGTLSIDNDRLARVVKTAVRFLDNVIDINKFPVPAVEAATRRTRKIGLGVMGFADMLIRLGIPYNSTRAISVAEEVMEFINDKAHEASRELALARGAFPAWEGSVYEKRGVPMRNACCTTIAPTGTLSIIAGVSSGIEPIFATVFVRNILDGENLLEVNPYFEEVARERGFFTPELIEQLVTSNHLQDRKDVPEDVRKVFVTAHRVSPQWHVRIQAAFQRHTDNAVSKTVNFPHEVRREDIARVFEMAWDWGLKGITVYRDRSRNSQPLCTSETGLELVKAVF from the coding sequence ATGGTCATCGACATAATTAAAGAAACCAAGCCGGCGCTTACTCCCAATGCCCTCAGGGTACTGGAGAAGCGCTACCTCCGGCGTAACCGCCGGGGCGAGCTTATCGAGACGCCGGAAGAGATGTTCCGCCGCGTCGCCCAGGCTGTGGCCGCAGCCGAGCTCATCTATGACCCATTGGCCGATACCGACATCATGGCCGGCGAGTTCTACCGGCTGATGAGTTCGCTTGAATTCCTGCCCAACTCCCCCACCCTCCTTAACGCCGGCACCGAGGTCGGCCAGCTGTCATCCTGCTTCGTCCTGCCGGTGCCCGATTCGATTGAGGAGACCTTCGACGCGGTGAAGTACACCGCTCTCATCCATAAAAGCGGCGGCGGCATAGGCTTCGATGTCTCCAAAGTCCGGCCCAGGGGCGCCGCGGTGGGCGAGCACCTTGACGCCGCCGGCGGCCCGGTAGCGCTAATCCATGTCATCGCCGGCGCGGCTGATTACATCCGCCAGGGCGGCGTCCGACGCGGCTGCAACTCGGTGGTCATGAGCGTCACCCACCCGGACATCCTCCATTTCATCAAAGCCAAGTCCGATCCCAACGTCCTGACCAACTTCTACAACTCCGTCTCGGTCACCGATGACTTCATGACCCGGGTCAGGGATGGATCGGATTACGCCTTGATCGACCCCAACACCGGAGAGGAAACCGGCCGCCTTAACGCCCGGTCGGTATTTGCGCGTATCATTGACCAGTCCTGGCGCACCGGCGATCCCGGCCTCGTCTTCACCGACCGGGTCAACCGCGACAACCCCACCCCCTGCCTCGGCCGCATGGAGACGGTCACCGGCTGCGGCGAGCAGGCATTACTGCCCTACGAGTCCTGCAACCTCGGCTCCATCAACCTCGTCCGCATGCTGCGCCGGGACAACGGCACTCTCTCTATTGATAACGACCGGCTGGCGCGGGTGGTTAAGACCGCCGTCAGATTCCTCGACAACGTCATCGATATCAACAAGTTCCCGGTGCCCGCTGTAGAGGCGGCCACCAGGCGCACCAGGAAGATCGGCCTCGGGGTCATGGGCTTTGCCGACATGCTCATCCGCCTGGGTATCCCCTACAACTCCACCCGGGCTATCTCCGTCGCCGAAGAGGTCATGGAGTTCATTAACGATAAAGCCCATGAGGCCTCCCGTGAACTGGCACTTGCCCGCGGCGCCTTCCCCGCCTGGGAGGGCAGCGTCTATGAAAAGCGCGGTGTCCCGATGCGCAACGCCTGCTGCACCACCATCGCCCCCACCGGCACCCTGTCGATCATCGCCGGGGTGTCATCGGGGATAGAGCCGATCTTCGCTACCGTGTTTGTGAGAAACATTCTCGACGGCGAGAATCTCCTTGAGGTCAATCCCTACTTCGAGGAAGTCGCCAGGGAGCGGGGCTTCTTCACCCCGGAGCTTATCGAGCAGCTGGTCACCTCCAACCACCTCCAGGACCGAAAAGACGTCCCGGAAGATGTCCGGAAGGTCTTCGTCACCGCCCACCGGGTGTCGCCGCAGTGGCACGTCCGCATCCAGGCCGCCTTCCAGCGCCACACCGACAACGCTGTGTCCAAGACGGTCAATTTCCCCCATGAGGTCAGGCGAGAGGATATCGCCAGGGTGTTCGAGATGGCCTGGGATTGGGGTCTGAAAGGCATTACCGTCTACCGTGATCGAAGTCGTAACTCACAGCCGCTTTGCACGAGCGAGACCGGGCTGGAATTGGTGAAAGCTGTATTTTAA
- a CDS encoding DUF2795 domain-containing protein encodes MTIKLDRSLEKNLTSPAFHYCLDMSIADLETCLNGISYPATRHDLVSQARRNGAKPDVLAFLHLLPENKYPQFHDIAFMAWAFLLV; translated from the coding sequence ATGACGATTAAACTGGACCGCAGTCTAGAAAAAAACCTGACGTCGCCCGCGTTCCACTACTGTCTGGATATGTCCATCGCCGATCTGGAAACTTGCCTCAACGGCATCTCCTACCCGGCCACCAGGCATGATCTGGTGAGCCAGGCCCGCCGCAATGGGGCTAAACCGGATGTCCTGGCTTTCCTTCACCTGCTGCCGGAAAACAAATACCCTCAGTTCCATGATATCGCTTTTATGGCCTGGGCATTCCTTTTGGTCTAA
- a CDS encoding reductive dehalogenase has protein sequence MFHTTLSRRDFMKALGVSGAGIGVSSLTPVFRDLDEVMAAPSANLNRPWWVKEREIGNPTVEVDWSLINRHDNTKALVGGGFGPIVGAELQAKLKAESNALQLSDVKNNTPGATHKDWALYSACGSFVEQSVMNYVQATANWQPGTAPQVFTWTTPPTPDYFGTTQFKGTPEENSRMLRAAMRFMGASQVMFGELADHEKKLIFTKHNRTKKEIVFENVEKGYETDKKHVVPDKPLWIVSVAIQMSKELFRQGRSPLRTAANGSRYYQWKGVQARTQAFLNVLGYQGIGYPEFSTGVMPSQADAILCGFSEGARNNNVTISPEFGTVVGYFSLLTDLPLAPNNPIDAGYFRFCHTCRKCANECPTQAISHESEPSWDIPKSSLAPDKAPTWSVPGKKVFHTDLPLCFTQFGQHPGCGTCMGTCTHNVNGTAGIHEIVKATLSTTPVFNEFLWRADDTFGYGVIPVEDREKWWDYEFPTYGYSTTLMSHHGGYNK, from the coding sequence ATGTTTCATACAACGCTAAGCCGCAGAGATTTCATGAAAGCCTTGGGGGTATCCGGGGCAGGCATAGGTGTCAGTTCGTTAACCCCGGTCTTTCGAGATTTAGACGAGGTAATGGCCGCTCCTTCCGCAAATCTTAATAGACCTTGGTGGGTAAAAGAACGAGAAATTGGTAATCCAACGGTCGAGGTTGATTGGTCATTAATCAATCGTCATGATAACACCAAGGCACTCGTGGGCGGAGGATTTGGACCGATTGTTGGCGCTGAATTGCAGGCAAAGTTGAAGGCTGAGAGCAACGCATTGCAGTTATCCGATGTGAAAAATAATACGCCCGGGGCAACCCACAAGGATTGGGCTTTGTACTCTGCATGTGGTTCCTTTGTTGAACAATCAGTGATGAACTATGTTCAGGCAACAGCAAACTGGCAGCCTGGTACTGCCCCCCAAGTTTTCACCTGGACCACACCACCTACCCCAGATTACTTCGGGACTACCCAGTTCAAAGGAACGCCCGAAGAAAATTCCCGAATGCTCAGGGCTGCCATGCGTTTTATGGGAGCTTCACAGGTAATGTTTGGGGAGCTTGCTGACCACGAGAAAAAGTTGATATTCACCAAGCACAACCGCACGAAAAAAGAAATCGTCTTTGAAAACGTTGAAAAGGGATACGAGACAGACAAGAAACACGTTGTGCCTGATAAACCTCTTTGGATCGTGTCAGTAGCAATACAGATGTCTAAAGAGCTTTTCCGCCAAGGCAGAAGCCCCCTCCGCACAGCAGCTAATGGAAGCCGGTATTACCAATGGAAAGGTGTTCAGGCTAGAACGCAGGCATTTTTGAATGTCCTGGGTTACCAGGGGATAGGATATCCAGAGTTTAGTACTGGAGTGATGCCATCCCAGGCCGATGCCATTCTTTGTGGTTTTTCGGAAGGCGCGAGAAACAACAATGTAACGATCAGTCCGGAGTTTGGCACAGTTGTCGGATACTTCAGTCTCTTAACAGATCTACCACTCGCTCCTAACAACCCGATCGACGCTGGTTATTTTAGGTTCTGCCATACTTGCCGAAAATGCGCTAATGAATGCCCCACTCAAGCGATTTCTCATGAATCTGAACCGAGTTGGGATATTCCTAAGTCTTCTTTGGCGCCCGACAAAGCCCCTACCTGGTCAGTCCCAGGGAAGAAAGTATTCCATACCGACTTGCCTTTGTGTTTTACCCAATTCGGCCAGCACCCAGGTTGCGGTACGTGCATGGGGACATGTACCCACAATGTAAATGGTACCGCGGGCATTCACGAGATCGTCAAAGCGACATTATCGACCACTCCAGTTTTCAATGAGTTCTTGTGGCGCGCTGACGACACTTTTGGGTACGGTGTTATACCAGTGGAAGACAGAGAAAAATGGTGGGATTATGAGTTCCCGACCTACGGGTATAGTACCACTCTAATGTCTCACCATGGCGGCTACAACAAATAA
- a CDS encoding MerR family transcriptional regulator — translation MNGESDKPGVIFQIGDVAKDVGVSLRTVRYYEEEGLLQPTAVTPSGLRLYDNRAVVRLRFINTLRRLDMSIDNIKAVLGLNVPAPGTKAEILERSLNALKLANNKIDEQQSILSDLKEHNTTAFESVLACLKCDRPSCQDCPQCVYIL, via the coding sequence ATGAATGGTGAATCTGACAAACCCGGTGTGATATTCCAAATCGGTGATGTTGCTAAGGATGTGGGAGTAAGCCTTCGGACTGTACGATATTACGAGGAAGAAGGTCTGCTACAACCGACGGCGGTGACGCCCAGTGGGCTACGACTGTATGACAATCGCGCTGTCGTTAGATTGCGCTTTATCAATACCCTCCGACGCCTGGACATGAGCATCGATAACATCAAAGCCGTTCTTGGTTTGAATGTACCAGCCCCCGGCACCAAAGCGGAAATCCTTGAGCGTTCTCTCAACGCCCTAAAGCTTGCTAACAACAAGATCGACGAACAACAGTCAATTCTCAGTGATTTGAAGGAACATAACACCACTGCTTTTGAATCTGTATTAGCGTGCTTAAAATGCGACCGTCCGAGTTGCCAGGATTGTCCTCAGTGTGTGTACATATTGTAA
- a CDS encoding pyridoxamine 5'-phosphate oxidase family protein, whose protein sequence is MATMPQEVIDLFQDPTVPKMIATISRDGELNVTPKTSMQVVNSGTLAFADLYGLTTRTFKNLQETKKVAIVAMKVPLAPPFTTYQVKGTFLKYETSGSLYDNFAKALKDAMGVDITGVGTIHVDSVYSQAPQDKGKKIA, encoded by the coding sequence ATGGCGACAATGCCCCAAGAAGTAATCGATCTATTCCAGGACCCCACAGTACCCAAGATGATTGCTACCATCAGCCGTGACGGTGAACTCAACGTGACTCCTAAAACGAGCATGCAGGTGGTTAATTCTGGCACCCTAGCCTTTGCCGATCTCTATGGCTTGACCACACGGACTTTCAAGAATCTACAAGAGACTAAAAAAGTAGCTATTGTTGCTATGAAGGTGCCTCTGGCTCCCCCCTTTACGACCTACCAGGTGAAAGGGACATTTCTGAAATATGAAACATCTGGATCTCTTTACGATAACTTCGCAAAAGCTTTGAAGGATGCGATGGGCGTAGATATCACCGGGGTTGGCACAATTCATGTCGATTCTGTCTATTCCCAGGCGCCTCAGGACAAAGGTAAAAAAATCGCCTGA
- a CDS encoding response regulator: protein MEVIAGEDIRASCLFRDIKPEVVVIDLDLPDAQGFRLAKDIRDLSDVPIITLSTHYVETEMARAVWAGVDAYLLKTVGMFGILAWVRSLLKGHSVEIDPKILGNISSRPKLQNSFPQRRSEQMTDLIVAS, encoded by the coding sequence ATGGAGGTAATTGCTGGCGAGGACATTCGGGCTAGCTGCTTGTTTAGAGATATAAAACCTGAAGTTGTAGTAATCGATCTTGACCTACCTGATGCTCAAGGTTTTAGGCTGGCAAAAGACATTAGGGATTTGTCTGATGTGCCCATAATCACTTTATCTACCCATTATGTTGAGACTGAAATGGCTCGAGCAGTTTGGGCCGGTGTGGATGCGTATCTATTAAAAACGGTCGGGATGTTTGGGATCCTCGCCTGGGTACGGTCCTTATTGAAAGGCCATTCAGTAGAAATTGATCCAAAGATATTAGGTAATATTTCCTCTCGTCCAAAACTTCAGAACTCCTTCCCCCAGAGGCGATCCGAGCAAATGACGGACTTAATCGTCGCATCATAG
- a CDS encoding PAS domain S-box protein — MKTSGSHRTPKSQLLLRNRLLATINRATGIKCLLDDLLVEIKGITGCSVNAIRLLDETGNIPYRAHSGFVDGFFKLENALSIISDKCMCINVITGTADPQLPYYTPYGSFYMNATTNFLSTVADDEKGVTRNACSAFGYESVALIPIKSGAKIIGLIHIADQREDMVPLRLVKQLEGLTYDVGVAIERLVELDKIQNSEQYYRSLVDKVPAGYLVLDAEGCILEANLNLLEMIGCIRKDALSKAFIDFVAIERRALFREWVNRLKSQGECSFDCILNSKDGAHMEVSIAGRSDSTKDSRLWKAYCVVNDITQRKKAEQEIRNLATLPLINPNPIIQVTPEGVIVFANTAAKPVLECWHTRYGKTPPLYWQQAVHEVFRTGTMKTYELQHLGHVYDLKLFPVPELGFINIYGIDITKRLRQMEPHK; from the coding sequence ATGAAAACTTCCGGATCGCATCGTACGCCCAAATCGCAATTGCTGCTTCGCAATCGGCTCCTTGCGACCATCAACCGGGCAACCGGTATTAAATGTCTTCTGGATGATTTGCTAGTTGAAATCAAGGGTATTACCGGGTGCTCTGTAAACGCAATCAGATTATTGGATGAAACAGGGAATATCCCTTACCGTGCCCATAGTGGGTTCGTGGACGGTTTTTTTAAGCTCGAAAATGCGCTATCGATCATCTCAGACAAATGCATGTGTATTAATGTTATAACGGGAACGGCAGATCCACAGCTGCCATATTACACGCCTTACGGATCCTTCTATATGAATGCCACAACGAATTTTCTGTCAACGGTTGCAGATGATGAAAAGGGGGTTACCCGTAATGCTTGCAGTGCTTTTGGTTATGAATCAGTAGCACTCATTCCGATCAAGTCTGGGGCTAAGATAATCGGTTTGATACATATAGCCGATCAAAGAGAGGATATGGTCCCTTTGCGTTTGGTGAAACAATTGGAAGGTCTCACATATGACGTTGGGGTTGCTATCGAAAGGCTCGTGGAGCTCGATAAGATTCAAAACAGCGAGCAATATTATCGCTCCCTCGTCGACAAGGTTCCGGCAGGATATTTGGTGTTAGATGCTGAAGGGTGTATTTTGGAAGCTAATTTAAATCTACTGGAGATGATCGGTTGTATTCGCAAAGATGCGTTAAGCAAAGCTTTTATTGACTTTGTTGCGATTGAGCGGCGAGCATTATTCCGGGAATGGGTCAATCGGTTGAAAAGCCAAGGAGAATGCAGCTTCGATTGTATCCTAAATTCTAAGGATGGAGCCCATATGGAGGTTTCTATCGCGGGACGCTCTGATTCGACAAAAGATAGCAGATTGTGGAAGGCCTATTGCGTCGTCAATGATATTACACAGCGTAAGAAAGCCGAGCAGGAGATACGGAACCTTGCGACGCTGCCTCTAATAAATCCGAATCCCATCATTCAGGTCACTCCCGAGGGCGTTATCGTATTTGCCAATACCGCCGCCAAGCCCGTATTGGAATGTTGGCACACCAGATACGGGAAAACCCCTCCTCTCTATTGGCAACAGGCGGTTCATGAAGTGTTTCGAACGGGTACGATGAAAACGTATGAACTTCAACATCTGGGACACGTGTATGATTTAAAACTGTTCCCGGTTCCGGAACTCGGATTTATTAACATCTATGGTATTGACATCACTAAGCGGCTTCGC